The proteins below are encoded in one region of Sminthopsis crassicaudata isolate SCR6 chromosome 1, ASM4859323v1, whole genome shotgun sequence:
- the LOC141540104 gene encoding uncharacterized protein LOC141540104: MMTHKNAIIEDITKKCNELGAESVFFVHHKGTTKEKVHEGDNCGKNFEQKSALFLHRRIHTAEKSHKCNECGKIFSRSSNLNEHKKIHTGEKPYKCSKCSKAFICSSRLIQHQLIHSGEKPYKCYECGKAFSLNSQLNRHQKTHTGDKPFECNECQKTFSQRSHLIQHQRIHTGEKPYGCDKCGKAFGQNSQLVLHQRIHTGERPHACNECGKTFNQRSLLIRHQRIHTGERPYKCDVCGETFIQNSHLILHQRIHTGERPYKCKECGKSFSQSSTLDQHQIVHTGVKPYKCNECGKAFSWSSRLIQHKLIHTGEKPYKCNKCSKAFSCSSGLILHQRTHTGEKPYKCNECGKGFIQSSQLIQHQRIHTGEKPYECDECGKAFGQSSQLIQHQRIHTGEKPYGCDECGKFFSQSSQLTLHYRIHTGDKPHKCSECGKAFCQSSQLRLHQRIHTGEKPHKCTECGKAFTQSSLLIRHQRVHTGEKPYECHECGKAFSQSSTLVQHQIVHTGVKLFKCNQCEKAFSRSSYLILHQRIHSDEKSTQSN; this comes from the coding sequence ATGATGACTCACAAGAATGCCATTATAGAGGATATCACCAAAAAATGTAATGAACTTGGGGCAGAATCAGTATTCTTTGTACATCATAAaggaacaacaaaagaaaaagtccATGAAGGTGATAATTGTGGCAAAAACTTTGAGCAGAAATCAGCTCTTTTTCTACACCGGAGAATTCACACTGCAGAGAAATCAcacaaatgtaatgaatgtgggaaaattttCAGTCGAAGCTCAAACTTGAACGAACATAAAAAaatccatactggagaaaaaccataTAAATGTAGTAAATGTTCAAAAGCTTTCATTTGTAGTTCCCGGCTCATTCAACATCAGTTAATTCACTCTGGggaaaaaccttataaatgttaTGAATGTGGTAAAGCTTTTAGTCTGAATTCACAACTTAATAGACATCAGAAAACTCATACTGGAGATAAACCATTTGAATGTAATGAGTGTCAGAAAACATTTAGCCAGAGATCACACCTTATtcaacatcaaagaattcatactggagagaaaccttatggatgtgataaatgtggaaaagcctttggTCAGAATTCTCAGCTTGTATTACATCAGAGGATTCATACAGGAGAAAGGCCTCAtgcatgtaatgaatgtggaaaaactttcAATCAAAGATCACTACTTATTAGACATcaaagaattcacactggagagagacCCTACAAATGTGATGTATGTGGAGAAACCTTTATTCAGAACTCACACCTTATtctacatcagagaattcacactggagaaagACCCTACAaatgtaaggaatgtgggaaatCATTCAGTCAAAGTTCAACTCTTGATCAGCATCAGATAGTTCATACTGGAGTAAAACCatacaaatgtaatgaatgtgggaaagccttcagttGGAGTTCACGTCTTATTCAACATAAGTTAAtacacactggagaaaaaccatataaatgtaataaatgttcAAAAGCTTTCAGTTGTAGCTCAGGCCTTATTttacatcagagaactcatactggagagaaaccctataaatgtaatgagtGTGGAAAAGGCTTCATTCAGAGttcacaacttattcagcatcaaagaattcatactggagaaaaaccctatgaatgtgatgaatgtgGCAAAGCCTTTGGTCAGAGCTCACAACTTATtcaacatcaaagaattcatactggagaaaaaccttatgggTGTGATGAATGTGGGAAGTTCTTTAGTCAAAGCTCACAACTTACTTTACATTATCGAATTCATACTGGAGATAAACCTCATAaatgtagtgaatgtggaaaagctttttgtCAGAGCTCACAACTTAGactacatcagagaattcatactggagagaaaccccaCAAATGCactgaatgtgggaaagctttcacACAAAGCTCGCTTCTTATTAGGCACCAGAGAGTTCACACTggtgagaaaccttatgaatgccatgaatgtgggaaagctttcagcCAGAGTTCAACTCTTGTTCAGCATCAGATCGTTCATACAGGAGTGAAGCTTTTCAAATGTAATCAATGTGAAAAAGCTTTTAGTAGGAGTTCTTATCTTATtctacatcagagaattcacagtGATGAGAAATCTACCCAAAgtaattaa